Within Fusobacterium gonidiaformans ATCC 25563, the genomic segment TTTGCTGTTAATGTCCAAGCATTCGGAAGAAGATAATGTAATAGTCAATTCCTCTCCCACTTCCTCTTGTAATTCTTTTTGAATCTTTCTTAATAAATCTGTGTTTGGATCTACTACCAATATTTTTTCCAAAATTTGAAAGTCTTCGTCCTTTTCCAAAATCACTGCTTTGTACTCGATTCTTTTCATATCCTCTTTCCCATAGCTTGGCATAAAATAATAGTCTTGAAAAAAGCCTCGATAATCCACTCTATATTTTTCCAAACAAGCTGTCACTTTTTTTACCATCTCTACAGGAATATAATTTTCAAAAATCAATTCTCCTTTTGGAGAATAAATGCTTGCTCCATTGTTACAAACCATATAAATAGGAACTCCTAACTTCTCTCGAATTGTATTCGCAGAAGCAAAGCCTCTTCCTGTCGCTATCACAAACGGATAGCCTTTTTTCAATAAATTTTGCACTCCTAGAATTGTCTTTTCCCCTACTGTTCTATCATTATTTAGCAAAGTTCCATCTAAATCGGAAATAATCCATTTCATAACTGCTCCCCTCTATTCAAAATTGTAACGACTTACAATTTTTTCTCTTTTCTCTTCTTTATCTTTCGTATACTCCTCATAAGAAATTGCAATAAATCCGCCTTCTACATTATAAACATTGTCATACCCCATTCCTCTTAAAAAATTGACAGCATCTAAACTTCGGTGGGCACTTCGACAATATACAAAAACTTTTTTATCTCTTGGAATTTCAGAAAGCCTTTGAACTAAACTATGAAGAGGAATATTTGTACTTCCTAAAATACAAGCATATTCATGCTCTTCTTCTTCCCTTACGTCTAAAAAGAAAGCTTCTGATTCTTGTAATTTTCTCACTTCTTCTACCGGAACAAGAGGTTTAGAAACTTCCATTGCATAAAAAGCAGAAAGATTTAAAATATCCATTTCTTCCTCTAAAGTTTTCCCATAGATAGAATATTCTGCCAATTCTTTCAGTCCTTTTCCTTCTGATAAAAATTTTTTCAATACTTCATAACGCCTCTCTAAATTTCCTCTTCCTATCATTTGTGCTCCTAAAATTTTAAATTCTGGAGAGTATAATAATTTAACATGTACCATACTATAACTTGGTTTTGGTCCATTGTAATCATTTGCAACATCTTTCGATTTATAGAAATTTATTCCTTCTTTTTCTAATTCATCCATTGTCTTTCCTACACTAAAATAACAATAATCTCCTAAATTTTGAATTCCTAGATTCCTATTCCTTTCTCTACTACAAAAAATCCCAACTTCTTCTTCCATTTTTCTTAAAATTTGTTCCATATCTTCATCAAAATTTAATATTCTTTTCATATTTTTCCTCCGTTTCTATATTCTTAGAGTATCATGTTTCTAATATTTTTTCTATGACTATTTCACATAAAAAAAAAGAGGCTTTTTAAGACCTCTTTAACTTCTTTACCCAATTCCATGATAAAAAATTCCTAAAATAAATACTACAAAACTAATCCCACAGAATACATATTTTCCCATGGGTAGTAAGCACTTTGGAAAGCTTTTTAGTCTTCCTTTTTGAATTTCTCGTCTTACAAACTCATCTCCACAAACCCAGTAAAATAGAATTGCTGAAAGAAAAGCTCCTAAAGGAATCAAATAAATACTTACAATATCCATTAATTTTCCCAAGTAATTCACATCTTCGACAAAAATTCCTATAAGAAAAGAAAAAATCATAACAATAGATACTGCTTTTCTTCTTGAAAAAGAAAACTTTTCTTCTAAAGCTTCAATAGAAGATTCAAATAAATTTACCAAAGAGGTAATTCCTGCAAAAAAAACTGCCAAAAAGAAAAGAGAACTAAAAATTCTTCCAAAAGGCATTTGTTGAAATACACTAGGCATCACTAAAAACATTAAACCAGGTCCTGCACTTACTTCCATACCAAAAGAAAACACTGCTGGAATGATAACCAAAGCTGCAAGAATCGCTGCAAATGTATCATAAAATGCGACATGAATAGAAGAATTGATAACATCTACTTCCTCTTTCAAATAGCTTCCATATACTACTGTTCCTGAGCCTGCTAAGGATAAAGAAAAAAAAGCTTGTCCCAACGCAAAAATCCATGTTTTTATTTGAAAAATTTTCTCAAAATCTGTTTTCCATAAAAATTCATATCCAGAAATAGAATTTTCTAAAAAGAAAACTCGAATAGCTAAAAGACAAAATAAACCAAAAAATAAAGGCATGAGAACTCGATTGATTTTTTCAATTCCGCCTTGAATCCCAGCTACCATAATCAGTAAACTAATTAGTATTGCAGTAAAATGCCAAGTTAAACTGGAGTATCTTGTTGTAATAGTTCCAAATAACTCTCCATAATTTTCAGTTACTTGTAAAATTCCACTAAAAGATTGGACCGTATACTTTAAAATCCATCCTACTACAACTGCATATCCAATGGCAATTCCTAAAGAACCCAAAACAGGAATAAATCCTAAAAAAGCTCCATATTTTTTTCCACGTTTCTCTAATGCTTTTTTAAAAGCTCCTAAAGGTCCACTTCTCATAGCTCTACCAAAAGCCATCTCACCACTTACACCCGTCAGCCCCAGTAAAACGACAAAAAATAAATAGGGAAATAAAAAAGCTGCCCCTCCAAATTCTCCTACTCGATAAGGAAATAACCAGATATTCCCCATCCCAACTGCTGAACCGACACACGCTAAAATAAAACCAATCTTGTTCTGAAAAGAATCTCTTTTCTTGAAATGTTTCTCCATTTCTCTCACCTTCCTTATCTTTTTATTTTTATAACATGGCTTATTATAAAGGAAGTTCTAAGAAAAATAAAATTTATTTTTTAAATTAAGATTATTTTCTTTGTTTATATGTTTTATTTCCATTGATTTTATTATATATTTTACATCATAAATTCATAAAACATCTGATACACTATTATTATTTTTATTTTTCAATTATTTTAATAAGAATTTTTTCTCATTTTTAATTTTTATTCTATTTCTTTCTTTAGATAACGATATAAAGTTTTTTCAGAAATATCTAAACGTTTCGCTACTTCTATGATATTTCCCTTTAATTGAAAAATTCCTTTCTGATTTAAAGTCTCTACCACTTTTATTCTTTCTTCTACTGTCATTGCATAGCTAGGAACATTCAAACTATCAAAATAATCTTCAATTACATATTGAGAATATTTCAATAAGGTATTTTCTTGTTTCCATTTTCCTTTGTTAGAAACCTCTTCCTCTAAATTTCTTTCCGGCCCTCCTGTCAAAGCCTTTAGACTTTCATTTAAAAAATTGGCGGCAACTATCATAGGACTGATATTTTTTTTAATGCACAAAATTCCTGTTAAATTCTTTTTTTCGTCTTGAATATAGTAAAAAGAAACTCTAGACAAATCTCCATTTTTTTCTTTCCATGGTAATTTTGCAGTATACTTTTGCTCTTTTTTATATTCTCTTATGCAAAAAAGTAAGTTTCTATCAACTTCATCTCCAAGGTCTTTTAAGCAGTTTTTACTTTTAGCACATAAACTTGTTTTCTTATTTGCTAATACTTCAAATAAACTAATCTCTATCATATGCCCAAAGACAGCAGATAGAAACTCAATCATACCTGAATAATATTCTTTTTGAAATTCTGTCATCTTCCCTCCTACTTTGAATAAGAAAGGAGCATCCAAAATGCTCCCCCTTCTTTATCTATTTTTCCATTGTAGTATGTAACGATAATCTTCCTTTACATTCTCAAAATCTACATACTGATATTGCCAAGTATTTTCATATCGAGAAAATAACTCTTCTAATCTTGTAATTTTTTTCTTTCTTTCCAATTTAGGCATAGACAAAAATTCATAATTACATTGTTTTAAAATAGTTTTCACTTCCTGAAAAAAAAACTCACAATCTCTTTGCCACATAGTATCTGCATATTCTCTTGCATAATATTCTTCTGAAATTTCATCTACTATTATTTTTCGATATTTTGGATATTCTTTCAAAATTTCATGTACATATTTCCTTCCGTCCGATACATATTCACTATGTACATAACGCAAAACAGGTTGAAAATTGACAACCTTCAATACCTTATGAGTTTCTTCATCATAAAAAGCTAAACTATCTCGAAAATCATCTAAATACATTATTTTAAAGTTACCTTCATAATAGGATCTCCAGCCTTTACTTCTTTTCCTAAAGCAATGACTTCAATTTTTTCAACTTCTTCCATGTTATTGATAATAACAGGAGTTCTAGTAGATGGTGCATTTGCAGCGATGTATGCCAAATCATATTCCACGATAGCATCTCCTACTTTTGTTTCCCCTTCTCCTCTTAATGCTTTAAATCCTTCTCCTTTTAATTTTACAGTGTCAATCCCAAAGTGAACAATCATTTCTAAACCATCTTCAGAATCAAAACTCACTGCATGTCTTGTGTCAAATATATTTGCAATTTCTCCATTCACTGGGGAACAGATGGCTCCTTCTTTTGGTTCCATTCCACAACCGTCTCCTACCATTTTTTCAGCAAATGCAGGATCCGGAATTTCTGCTAAATCAATGACTGTTCCATTTACAGGAGCGTAAATAGTCACTACCTTCTTTTCTTCTTTTTTTCCAAATAAGTTATTAAATAATCCCATCTAAATTCCTCCTTCAATTTCGTATTACTACTATTATAAATTATTCTAAGACTCTTTTCAAGTCTCTACTGTAAAATAATAAGATTCCCAATGCCATCGCAACATTTAAAGACTCAGCTTGCCCGGAAATAGGAATAATCACTTTTTCATCGGCGATATCCAAAAATTCTTTGGATACTCCATGCCCTTCATTTCCAAAAACAAAAGCATTTCGTTCGTCTAAACTCATTTCCATGTAAGGAATGGAATCTTCTTGTAAACTCGTTACCACAATATTATATTGTTGCTTCTTCAAATAGTCTACAATCTCTATTTTTTCCATAGTGTGTAAATTAACATGAAAAATAGATCCCATAGAACTTCGAACTACTTTTTCATTGTAATAATCTACTGAATTTTTTGTTAAAATAATGTCTGAAAAACCAGAAGCATCCACCAAACGAATAATTGTCCCTAGATTTCCAGGGTCTTGAATATCATCCAAAATAATTAATTGTCTTGCATCCCTTGAGAGCACAATATTTTTATAAGAATATAGGATAATCACACCTTGTGAGTTTTCTTGAACACTCACTTTTTCAAAGCATTTGCTGGATAAAGAAATAATCGGACAATTAAACTTTTCCAAGATTGTTTCTTCTATAGGAATATCTTCTCGGAATAATACATAGCTAGCATTTTCAGAATATTCTAAAAATTTACGCCCTTCTGCTAAAAATAGTTTTGCTTCTTCTCTATACTTTTTCTTCTTCAACTTAGAAAAAAACTTTAGCTGTTCATTTTCTAGGCTTGAAATTTTTAATATATCCCTCATATTATACTTCTCGCAAAGCCAATGGCATCAAAATATAAATCAACTCTTCATTTCCTTCTTCCATCACTCGAAACATACTGGAAGAATTTTTTCCATAAATAATGACATTTTTTGAAATAGTATCTAAAAATTCTGATAAATATTTACAGTTTAGAGAAGCTATAAAGTCATCTCCTTCTTTCATCATCGCAACTTTTTGTTGTGTTTTTGCTCGACCTGTTGTGACTGCTTTTACAACCAATTGTTTTCCTTTAAAATCAAAAGTTCCACCATACTTTGCATCAATACTTGTCTTAGCAACCGTAATAACTCTTTTCATAGCCGCCTTTAAATCTTCCAAACAAAATTCCATTTTTTTATCAAAGAAATTTTGATTTAAAATTCCTTGGAAATTAGGATAAGGAACAGCTGTCAATCGACAACTAAAATAAGTACCTTCCCATAAAAGTAATAAATTCTCTCCACTTAATTCTAATGAGATGACTTCCGTTTTTTCTTTCAATAATTTGATAATCACATTCACGGCCTCTAATGGCAAAGAAATAGCTCTTTCAAACTGTGCCCCTATTTTCTTTTCCAAATATAGTAATCGATAAGAATCGGTAGAAACAAAATTTATCTTTTCTTTTCCAAATACAACACGAATACAATTTAATGCTAAATTTTCCGGTGTTTGAGAAGCAGAAAACTTTACAGTTTCTAAATATTTTGCAAATTCATTCCCTTGAATTTGTAGTAAACTCATAGAAGCTAATTCTACAATTTTTGGATAATTTTCTTCTTCTAAAATAGCAAATTCTCCATTCGCTATTTTTAAAAATCCATCCAATTTTTCAACAGTAAGCCATTCTTCCTCTAATAATTTTATGTATTCTAATACTAAAGCAGGCTTAAATGCAACAGCTCCTTCTTCCATTCCTTCACATTGAATTTGCTTTCTATAATCCATTTCTATGCTACTTCCCATAAAAACTAACTCATTCTCTTTTACTTCCATGAAAAGTGCTGAAAGAATTGGTTTAATGGAATTCTCTTTCAGAATACTTGTATAATCCGATAAAACAGAAATAAATTCTTCTCTTTTTATTTTAAATTTCATAATCTACTCCTAGTCCGCAATCAAAATTTCTTGCCAATATTTGTTTTGTAAATCTAGTGTTTCATGAATATCCATTAAAACTTGTACTTTTTCTAATTCTGATAATTCATATAAGGGTTTTGTTTTCATCAATTTCGCAGCCGGTTCATTGATGGAAGGTAATTCTAAAATATCTGATAATTTTGCATAAACCTCTGGACGATGAATATACTCAATAAATTTATATGCATTTTCCTTATGTTTTGCATTCCCTAGAATAACAAAAGAATCAATCGCTCCAAAAGCTCCTACTTCCGGAATAATTAAATCTACATTAGCTCTTTCTTCTTCACTTAATTCCCGAAAAATATTATCAGGGTATCCTTGTACTACCCAAAAATCTCCGGCAGCAAATCCTTTACCATAAGATTCAGAATCAAACTTAGCAATATTCTTTTTCCAAGATAAAATAGTTTGTTTTGCTTTTTCCATCGCTTCTACCGATGGAGTTTTTTGATCATAACCGTGAATTGCTAATGCTGAAGTCATGACCTCTCTCATGTCATCTAATAAAGTCATTCTTCCTTGTAAATCTTCTCGGTTAAAAATATCAAAAGATCTTGGATAATCTTTTACATAATTTTTATTGACAGCAATGACTGTCACACTTGTATTGTATGGAACTGCATACTCATTATTCTTATCAAAAGCTTGTAATTTTTGCATAATAAAAGGAGCAATATTTTCTAAAGTTGAAATTTTTGACTTATCTAACTTTTCAATCATTCCTTCTTTCATCATAATTTCTACATAATCACTTGACGGCATCACGATATCATAGCCATCTCCACCGGCCTTTAATTTCGTATACATTTCTTCATTGGAAGAAAAAATATCCTCTACCACATGAATCCCGGTTTCTTTCTCAAAGTCCTCATAAATTTCATGTGGAATATAATCAGCCCATCCATATAGATATAAAGAGTTGGTATCGTCTTTTGCTCCACAAGCTAATAATAATAGTGATGAACAAAGTGCTAATAAAAGTTTCTTCATTCTTTCCCCCCTATTGTAAAATTATAATCTTCTTCTATTATATCATAAGTTTTAAATTATTTTAAAAATAATCTTTCTAAGATTTGAGCTACTCCATCTTCTGTATTTTTAGGAGCTCTGGGTACTTCTGAAAGAGCTTTTAATAATCTCGGACTTGCATTTGACATAACAAAAGGATTTCCTACCAAAGAAAGCATTTCATAATCATTTAATCCATCTCCAAAAGCAATCACTTCTTCTAAAGGAATTCCTAATTTCTGCATGGTATCTTTCACAGCTCTCCCTTTATTGACTCCTTTTTTCATGATTTCTAAACAATTTGGTGTAGAAAGGGTAATACTGACTCTATCTTCAAACTTTGCTTTTAATTTTTTTTCAAAATCTAAAATACTTTTTTCACTTTCATCTAAAAAGAATAATTTAGTAGCATTTCCATCATTTTTTTCTGCTAAATTTGATATTTGTTGGAAAGCAAAACCGGATTCTTTATGAAACTCTAATAATTCCTTTAAAGCAACTTCCACATACCAAGAATTTCTAGTATACAAGTTTCTATGGAGATTTCCAAAAGGAAGATTTAATAATTCTGACAACAATTCCTTTTCCAAAGAATAATACATAATTTCCTTCCCTTGTTCATCATGAACAACTGCTCCATTACTACTTATACTATAAGAATTTAAGCCTAAACTTTTCTTAAAATACTGAATATCCGGATATGGTCTGCCTGATGCCAGAAATACCTTTACCCCTTTTTCTATAATCGTTTTTATAATATTTTTACTTCTTTCGCTGACTCGATGTTCTCCATTCAATAGAGTTCCATCCATATCACAGACAACTGCTTTATATTTCATCTTACCTCCTAAGTTTTCTGTAAAAAAAAAGTCACCTTTCCTATATAAAAAGGAGAGCATGACTTTTACATTTCGATGTAGTTATAATACCATATCTATGGTAAAATTACAATAAAATTTTATTTCTTTCCTGATGTAAGCACTCTAAATACCAATAAAAACTTCCACAATATTTCTAATTTTTTCTAATACCGTTTCCTTTTTCTTTTCTCTTGCTCCCTGTCTACGAGAAGTTGGAGGAAGCATACTATCTAACTCATCTCCTGCATATTCGACATAGCCTTTTTTAATTGCCTTTTCTATGAAAAATTTAGAATTATCTTTTAATTTCTCCTCTTCCAATAAGGTGTCAATTTTGCACTCTTTTTCTTTTTTTGCAAAAGAATAGAAGGATTCTAAAATGTCATCTGTATTTTTTAATGTAGAAAGTTTTGTTTCATTGATAAAATCCATAATGAGCTCTTCTTTTGCTCTTGTTCCTAAACTTGATCGGATAATTCTACGAACTTCCGTTTTTAAACTTTCAATATCCTCATGTTCTTTTGACTTTTCTAAAATTAAAGTTAGAATATAATCTAAATTGATTTCATCTGTTTTTAACAAATCAATTTGGAATTCCACATCCGAAAAATCGATTTGCTCTTTCTCAGAACTATTACTTTTTCTTTCATTTACAAATTGTTCTCGAATATCCACATAAACACTCTTCATGTCCTGCATTTGCCGTTCGGAAATAATAGATTCAAAATTTTCAAATTCATCAAAATTTCTAAGAATATTTTCAGATTTTAACAATTCTCCAAAAAGTTCTGCAAATTCTTTTTTCTCTGTTTGTAGCTCAATTTCCATTGGTTCTGGAAACTTTTCTATCATTTCCCTGCAGATATCTTCATAACCTTTAATGACTTCTCCAGTTTCCTCATTTTTAAATCCATGAATATATTCTTCATAACTTTTTTCTAAGATAATGTTAACACTATTTTTATCTCCAAAAGTTTTAATAGCTTCTTGGGTAGCTTTCTCTAAATCTCGAAAACAAACAATATTTCCAAAAGTTTTTACCTTATTTAAAATACGATTCGTTCTGGAAAATGCTTGAATCAATCCATGATATTTTAAATTTTTATCTACAAATAGGGTATTTAAAGTCGGTGCATCAAAACCTGTTAAAAACATTCCTACAACAATTAGCAGATCAATTTCTTTCTCTTTTACTTTCAATGCTAAATCTTTATAGTAATTTTGGAATCCATTCCCATCCGTAGAAAAATTGGTTTGGAAAGTTTCGTTGTAGTCAGATATGACTTTATCCAAAAATTCTTTTGCCG encodes:
- a CDS encoding TrmH family RNA methyltransferase is translated as MRDILKISSLENEQLKFFSKLKKKKYREEAKLFLAEGRKFLEYSENASYVLFREDIPIEETILEKFNCPIISLSSKCFEKVSVQENSQGVIILYSYKNIVLSRDARQLIILDDIQDPGNLGTIIRLVDASGFSDIILTKNSVDYYNEKVVRSSMGSIFHVNLHTMEKIEIVDYLKKQQYNIVVTSLQEDSIPYMEMSLDERNAFVFGNEGHGVSKEFLDIADEKVIIPISGQAESLNVAMALGILLFYSRDLKRVLE
- a CDS encoding sodium-dependent transporter, with product MEKHFKKRDSFQNKIGFILACVGSAVGMGNIWLFPYRVGEFGGAAFLFPYLFFVVLLGLTGVSGEMAFGRAMRSGPLGAFKKALEKRGKKYGAFLGFIPVLGSLGIAIGYAVVVGWILKYTVQSFSGILQVTENYGELFGTITTRYSSLTWHFTAILISLLIMVAGIQGGIEKINRVLMPLFFGLFCLLAIRVFFLENSISGYEFLWKTDFEKIFQIKTWIFALGQAFFSLSLAGSGTVVYGSYLKEEVDVINSSIHVAFYDTFAAILAALVIIPAVFSFGMEVSAGPGLMFLVMPSVFQQMPFGRIFSSLFFLAVFFAGITSLVNLFESSIEALEEKFSFSRRKAVSIVMIFSFLIGIFVEDVNYLGKLMDIVSIYLIPLGAFLSAILFYWVCGDEFVRREIQKGRLKSFPKCLLPMGKYVFCGISFVVFILGIFYHGIG
- a CDS encoding Cof-type HAD-IIB family hydrolase; the encoded protein is MKWIISDLDGTLLNNDRTVGEKTILGVQNLLKKGYPFVIATGRGFASANTIREKLGVPIYMVCNNGASIYSPKGELIFENYIPVEMVKKVTACLEKYRVDYRGFFQDYYFMPSYGKEDMKRIEYKAVILEKDEDFQILEKILVVDPNTDLLRKIQKELQEEVGEELTITLSSSECLDINSKNCSKAAGIEKVATYLQLHLQDAIAFGDSENDFAMLASVGKAVSMKGTYAAQEKDYEVTEFTNHEDGVIRHLEKYIKF
- a CDS encoding Cof-type HAD-IIB family hydrolase → MKYKAVVCDMDGTLLNGEHRVSERSKNIIKTIIEKGVKVFLASGRPYPDIQYFKKSLGLNSYSISSNGAVVHDEQGKEIMYYSLEKELLSELLNLPFGNLHRNLYTRNSWYVEVALKELLEFHKESGFAFQQISNLAEKNDGNATKLFFLDESEKSILDFEKKLKAKFEDRVSITLSTPNCLEIMKKGVNKGRAVKDTMQKLGIPLEEVIAFGDGLNDYEMLSLVGNPFVMSNASPRLLKALSEVPRAPKNTEDGVAQILERLFLK
- a CDS encoding helix-turn-helix domain-containing protein yields the protein MTEFQKEYYSGMIEFLSAVFGHMIEISLFEVLANKKTSLCAKSKNCLKDLGDEVDRNLLFCIREYKKEQKYTAKLPWKEKNGDLSRVSFYYIQDEKKNLTGILCIKKNISPMIVAANFLNESLKALTGGPERNLEEEVSNKGKWKQENTLLKYSQYVIEDYFDSLNVPSYAMTVEERIKVVETLNQKGIFQLKGNIIEVAKRLDISEKTLYRYLKKEIE
- a CDS encoding extracellular solute-binding protein, which encodes MKKLLLALCSSLLLLACGAKDDTNSLYLYGWADYIPHEIYEDFEKETGIHVVEDIFSSNEEMYTKLKAGGDGYDIVMPSSDYVEIMMKEGMIEKLDKSKISTLENIAPFIMQKLQAFDKNNEYAVPYNTSVTVIAVNKNYVKDYPRSFDIFNREDLQGRMTLLDDMREVMTSALAIHGYDQKTPSVEAMEKAKQTILSWKKNIAKFDSESYGKGFAAGDFWVVQGYPDNIFRELSEEERANVDLIIPEVGAFGAIDSFVILGNAKHKENAYKFIEYIHRPEVYAKLSDILELPSINEPAAKLMKTKPLYELSELEKVQVLMDIHETLDLQNKYWQEILIAD
- a CDS encoding rhodanese-like domain-containing protein; amino-acid sequence: MKRILNFDEDMEQILRKMEEEVGIFCSRERNRNLGIQNLGDYCYFSVGKTMDELEKEGINFYKSKDVANDYNGPKPSYSMVHVKLLYSPEFKILGAQMIGRGNLERRYEVLKKFLSEGKGLKELAEYSIYGKTLEEEMDILNLSAFYAMEVSKPLVPVEEVRKLQESEAFFLDVREEEEHEYACILGSTNIPLHSLVQRLSEIPRDKKVFVYCRSAHRSLDAVNFLRGMGYDNVYNVEGGFIAISYEEYTKDKEEKREKIVSRYNFE
- a CDS encoding PTS sugar transporter subunit IIA is translated as MGLFNNLFGKKEEKKVVTIYAPVNGTVIDLAEIPDPAFAEKMVGDGCGMEPKEGAICSPVNGEIANIFDTRHAVSFDSEDGLEMIVHFGIDTVKLKGEGFKALRGEGETKVGDAIVEYDLAYIAANAPSTRTPVIINNMEEVEKIEVIALGKEVKAGDPIMKVTLK
- a CDS encoding DNA polymerase III subunit beta; translated protein: MKFKIKREEFISVLSDYTSILKENSIKPILSALFMEVKENELVFMGSSIEMDYRKQIQCEGMEEGAVAFKPALVLEYIKLLEEEWLTVEKLDGFLKIANGEFAILEEENYPKIVELASMSLLQIQGNEFAKYLETVKFSASQTPENLALNCIRVVFGKEKINFVSTDSYRLLYLEKKIGAQFERAISLPLEAVNVIIKLLKEKTEVISLELSGENLLLLWEGTYFSCRLTAVPYPNFQGILNQNFFDKKMEFCLEDLKAAMKRVITVAKTSIDAKYGGTFDFKGKQLVVKAVTTGRAKTQQKVAMMKEGDDFIASLNCKYLSEFLDTISKNVIIYGKNSSSMFRVMEEGNEELIYILMPLALREV